From the genome of Vulpes lagopus strain Blue_001 chromosome 2, ASM1834538v1, whole genome shotgun sequence, one region includes:
- the NHSL1 gene encoding NHS-like protein 1 isoform X6 — protein sequence MFCLKAVSNLDEESRWTVHYTAPWHQQENVFLPTTRPPCVEDLHRQAKLNLKSVLRECDKLRRDGYRSSQYYSQGPTFAANASPLCDDYQDEDEETDQKCSVSSSEEERLISIRRPKTPTSSDFSDLNTQTNWTKSLPLPTPEEKMRQQAQTVQADVVAINITGENFDRQASLRRSLIYTDTLVRRPKKVKRRKTITGVPDNIQKELASVTGQDDGGGHSLYTPDHCSTLGRLDSYCSAGQRSETRDSSCQTEEVKVVPPSMRRIRAQKGQGIAAQMSHFSGSSGNMSVLSDSAGIVFPSRLNNDAGFHSLPRSGARVSVQSLESRLGALSPAEDLDGTYPYQSGHPQLDENSGHLGGASRTGMLLRPKSQEVRHFENVISPACVVSPHATYSTSIIPNATLSSSSEIIIIHTAQSSGQLDSKITSSCSYSKIKSRDHLLSRHTSKDDHQSPSGNWTEGHPSILSQALDPHTSSATMLLSLCDSVVSLNTSANRENGSQAMSYNCKSNLSSPAHAQDVDGKSESSYSGGTGPSSSEPWEYSAPGNGQACPLKAHLTTPGYSTPGSNVSSCSLDQTSTKDDARSLYSEEHDGYYTSVHPDPGQGSGNQYNSDGFGNPRHSVVNVFDGRAQKNQGDRSHYHDKSLSRNISLKKAKKPPLPPSRTDSLRRIPKKGVQSNGQALNESLIASLQHSLQLNLPGKGGSSPSQSPCSDFEEPWLPRSRSQSTVSAGSSMTSATTPNVYSLCGATPSQSDTSSVKSEYTDPWGYYIDYTGMQEDPGPPGGGCSASSGALAGNGPVHHVQEGSRTQVPGGSVKPKITSPEKSHRVTSPSSGYSSQSNTPTALTPVPVFLKSVSPANGKGKTKPKVPERKSSLICSVSISSSSTSLSSNTSTEGSGTVKKLDSVLASPTAGAPLLSLPSPCPADKSPFLPPPPPLVDSPDGSLPQSPLFPPPPPEVLTPFSPPASGCLPPSPRALSPLPLGASASLPLPPAAVPSSAPPPAPPLDPTLMKDARPSFKKPGQPECSLEGFRQPCNKEEGGRPPMPLITTETLQMVQLRPVKKNSGTEQALLHEQVSQEKRTPVVPQYHLKPSAFLKSRNSINEMESESQPASVTSSPPPPAKSSSQGHRDGAAEHGPPSRSPGSAREAEAGPGPRPAPLQEPPGPSPSRKPPPISKKPKLFLVVPPPQRDLAAEPAEPVNGASPGPRRGEAAESGGAGAGPDEPGSGSAVLGGGAAGSPAPAPSPSPGGVKADVPTVQPDVQPAPKQEEPGAGTSADGGGAVESCLPLQGGGPGLPEPDAARSSSEACDFRREEGSDEVMTPSRPRTTEDLFAAIHRSKRKVLGRKDSDDDHSRNHSPSPPVTPTGAAPSLASPKQVGSIQRSVRKSSTSSDNFKALLLKKGSRSDTSARMSAAEMLKNTDPRFQRSRSEPSPDTPESPSSCSPSKNRRAQEEWAKNEGLMPRSLSFSGPRYGRSRTPPSAASSRYSMRNRIQSSPMTVISEGEGEATEPVDSRAHGALGTARGCSMNGLGGEPATPLQAQGPGPADGIVSAEGTHGAEQRGGPQREES from the exons tgttctgtttcttcatcagAAGAAGAAAGACTTATTTCCATCAGGAGACCTAAAACGCCAACCTCAAGTGACTTCTCTGACCTTAATACTCAAACGAACTGGACCAAGTCACTTCCTTTGCCAACACCAGAAGAGAAGATGCGACAGCAAGCCCAGACAGTCCAGGCTGATGTGGTTGCCATTAACATAACTG GGGAGAATTTCGATCGCCAGGCCAGTCTTCGGCGGTCTCTAATTTACACAGACACTCTGGTAAGACGACCGAAGAAAGTCAAAAGGAGAAAGACTATTACAGGAGTCCCTGACAACATACAGAAGGAGCTAG CATCAGTCACTGGCCAAGATGATGGTGGTGGTCACTCGTTGTACACCCCAGACCACTGCTCCACACTGGGAAGGCTTGATAGCTATTGCTCTGCTGGGCAGCGCTCAGAAACCAGGGACTCCAGCTGTCAGACTGAGGAAGTGAAAGTTGTACCCCCTTCAATGAGAAGAATCAGGGCACAGAAGGGGCAAGGCATTGCTGCCCAGATGAGCCACTTCTCAGGCTCCTCCGGGAACATGTCTGTGTTGAGTGATTCTGCAGGTATTGTGTTCCCTTCTCGCCTCAACAATGATGCTGGCTTCCACAGTCTCCCACGTTCTGGAGCGAGGGTGAGTGTTCAGTCCCTCGAGTCACGATTGGGTGCCCTGAGCCCTGCAGAAGACCTGGATGGCACTTATCCCTACCAGAGTGGTCACCCACAATTAGATGAAAATTCAGGACATTTGGGAGGTGCCTCAAGGACTGGAATGCTTTTGAGACCCAAGTCTCAGGAGGTGAGGCATTTTGAGAATGTGATCAGCCCAGCGTGTGTGGTCTCTCCTCATGCCACCTACTCCACCAGCATCATCCCAAATGCCACACTCTCTTCCTCTTCagagattattattattcacaCTGCTCAGAGTTCAGGACAGCTGGACAGTAAAATCACCAGCTCCTGTTCATACTCAAAGATAAAATCTAGAGACCACCTCCTCTCCAGGCATACTAGTAAAGATGATCATCAGTCTCCCAGTGGCAACTGGACAGAGGGTCACCCCAGCATTCTTTCACAGGCCTTAGATCCCCACACCTCCAGTGCAACCATGCTATTGTCCCTCTGTGATTCAGTGGTTTCTCTAAATACTTCAGCAAATCGGGAGAATGGGTCCCAAGCCATGAGCTATAACTGTAAAAGCAACCTGAGTTCTCCAGCCCACGCCCAGGATGTGGATGGTAAGAGTGAGTCCAGTTATTCAGGAGGCACGGGGCCCAGCAGCTCGGAGCCCTGGGAATATAGTGCCCCCGGTAACGGGCAAGCATGCCCACTGAAGGCTCATTTGACAACGCCTGGTTACTCTACTCCCGGAAGTAATGTGAGCAGCTGCAGCTTGGACCAAACATCCACCAAAGATGATGCCAGATCCCTGTATTCAGAGGAGCATGATGGCTACTACACATCTGTTCACCCCGATCCGGGACAGGGATCTGGAAACCAGTACAATAGTGATGGCTTTGGGAACCCCAGGCACAGTGTGGTCAATGTCTTTGATGGAAGAGCTCAGAAAAACCAAGGGGACCGGTCACATTACCATGACAAGTCCCTTTCTCGAAACATCTCTTTGAAGAAAGCGAAGAAGCCGCCTCTGCCACCCTCTCGGACTGACTCCCTGCGCAGGATTCCCAAGAAGGGTGTCCAGTCCAATGGGCAGGCGCTGAACGAGAGCCTGATCGCCTCGCTGCAGCACTCGCTGCAGCTGAACCTCCCGGGCAAGGGCGGCAGCTCGCCCTCCCAGAGCCCCTGCAGCGACTTTGAAGAGCCCTGGCTGCCTCGCTCCCGCAGCCAGAGCACGGTGAGTGCGGGCAGCAGCATGACCTCGGCCACCACCCCCAACGTCTACTCCCTGTGCGGGGCCACGCCGTCGCAGAGTGACACGAGCAGCGTCAAGTCTGAGTACACAGACCCTTGGGGTTACTACATTGACTACACAGGCATGCAGGAAGACCCCGGGCCCCCTGGCGGGGGCTGCTCAGCCAGCAGTGGGGCGCTGGCTGGAAATGGGCCAGTCCACCACGTCCAGGAGGGATCCAGGACCcaagtgcctggtggctcagtcaaaccAAAGATCACGTCGCCAGAGAAGTCCCACAGAGTCACTTCTCCATCCAGTGGGTATTCCAGCCAGTCGAATACACCCACAGCACTCACCCCTGtgcctgtgtttttaaaatcagtgtcaCCAGCAAACGGGAAGGGGAAGACCAAGCCCAAGGTGCCAGAAAGGAAGTCCTCTCTGATATGTTCAGTATCCATCTCCTCATCGTCCACGTCCCTGTCTTCCAATACTTCCACGGAAGGAAGCGGGACAGTGAAGAAGCTGGACTCGGTGCTGGCCTCCCCCACTGCCGgtgctcctctcctttctctcccctcaccGTGTCCTGCGGACaagtctccttttcttcctcctcccccacctttaGTAGATTCCCCTGACggctctctgcctcagtctcccctcttcccccctccaccACCGGAAGTTCTcactcccttctctccccctgccagcgggtgcctccctccttcccccagggcACTCAGCCCCCTTCCTCTGGGTGCATCTGCCTCCCTgccgctgccccccgctgccgTACCCTCCTCAGCTCCCccgcctgccccacccctggACCCTACGTTGATGAAAGATGCCAGGCCTTCTTTCAAAAAGCCTGGCCAGCCCGAATGCTCCCTGGAGGGCTTCCGGCAGCCTTGCAACAAGGAGGAAGGCGGTAGGCCCCCCATGCCCCTGATAACCACTGAAACGTTGCAGATGGTACAGTTGAGGCCCGTGAAGAAGAACTCAGGAACCGAGCAAGCACTGTTACATGAACAAGTATCTCAGGAAAAACGAACTCCGGTCGTTCCCCAGTATCATTTAAAGCCATCTGCTTTCTTGAAATCCCGAAATAGcataaatgaaatggagagtGAAAGCCAGCCTGCCTCTGTGACAAGCTCGCCGCCGCCTCCTGCCAAGAGCTCGAGTCAGGGTCACCGGGACGGTGCAGCCGAGCATGGTCCCCCGAGCCGCAGCCCGGGCAGTgccagggaggcagaggctgggcccgggccccggcccgccccgctcCAGGAGCCCCCCGGCCCTTCACCCAGCAGGAAGCCACCCCCCATTTCCAAGAAGCCCAAACTGTTTCTCGTGGTGCCACCTCCGCAGAGAGATCTCGCAGCGGAGCCCGCGGAGCCCGTGAACGGAGCATCACCCGGCCCCAGGCGGGGCGAGGCAGCAGAGAGCGGTGGAGCCGGCGCTGGTCCTGATGAGCCGGGCTCTGGCAGCGCCGTCCTCGGGGGAGGAGCCGCAGgatccccggccccggccccgtccccgtccccaggTGGAGTGAAAGCCGACGTCCCCACGGTGCAGCCCGACGTGCAGCCAGCCCCCAAGCAGGAGGAGCCAGGTGCCGGGACCAGTGCGGACGGCGGAGGCGCGGTGGAGAGCTGCCTGCCTCTCCAGGGCGGAGGGC CTGGGCTGCCAGAGCCTGACGCAGCCCGCTCTTCCTCGGAGGCCTGTGACTTCCGCAGGGAAGAAGGGAGTGATGAGGTGATGACCCCCAGTAGACCCCGGACCACAGAAGACCTTTTTGCAGCTATTCACAG ATCCAAGAGGAAAGTCCTGGGCCGGAAGGATTCAGATGACGATCACTCCCGAAATCATTCTCCCTCCCCTCCGGTGACGCCCACCGGTGCGGCCCCCAGCCTGGCTTCCCCCAAGCAAGTGGGGTCAATTCAGAGAAGTGTCCGGAAGAGCAGCACCAGCAGTGACAACTTCAAAGCTCTGTTGCTAAAAAAGGGGAGCCGCTCGGACACCAGCGCCCGCATGTCCGCAGCTGAGATGCTAAAGAACACAGACCCTAGATTCCAGAGGTCAAGGTCAGAGCCTTCGCCAGATACTCCCGAGAGCCCGTCAAGCTGCTCCCCCAGCAAGAACAGAAGGGCCCAGGAGGAGTGGGCCAAGAACGAAGGCCTGATGCCTCGGAGTCTGTCCTTCTCTGGCCCCCGGTACGGGCGCAGTCGAACTCCACCTTCTGCAGCCAGCAGCAGGTACAGCATGCGGAACCGAATCCAGAGCAGCCCCATGACTGTCATCTCAGAAGGCGAAGGGGAGGCCACGGAGCCTGTAGATAGCCGGGCTCACGGGGCCCTGGGCACCGCCAGAGGGTGTTCCATGAATGGACTAGGCGGGGAGCCCGCCACCCCCCTGCAGGCACAGGGTCCTGGCCCTGCTGATGGGATAGTCAGCGCAGAGGGCACACATGGAGCAGAACAACGTGGAGGTCCTCAGAGGGAAGAGAGCTAG
- the NHSL1 gene encoding NHS-like protein 1 isoform X5 — MVAFINAKIKSLIKLFKKKTVSNLDEESRWTVHYTAPWHQQENVFLPTTRPPCVEDLHRQAKLNLKSVLRECDKLRRDGYRSSQYYSQGPTFAANASPLCDDYQDEDEETDQKCSVSSSEEERLISIRRPKTPTSSDFSDLNTQTNWTKSLPLPTPEEKMRQQAQTVQADVVAINITGENFDRQASLRRSLIYTDTLVRRPKKVKRRKTITGVPDNIQKELASVTGQDDGGGHSLYTPDHCSTLGRLDSYCSAGQRSETRDSSCQTEEVKVVPPSMRRIRAQKGQGIAAQMSHFSGSSGNMSVLSDSAGIVFPSRLNNDAGFHSLPRSGARVSVQSLESRLGALSPAEDLDGTYPYQSGHPQLDENSGHLGGASRTGMLLRPKSQEVRHFENVISPACVVSPHATYSTSIIPNATLSSSSEIIIIHTAQSSGQLDSKITSSCSYSKIKSRDHLLSRHTSKDDHQSPSGNWTEGHPSILSQALDPHTSSATMLLSLCDSVVSLNTSANRENGSQAMSYNCKSNLSSPAHAQDVDGKSESSYSGGTGPSSSEPWEYSAPGNGQACPLKAHLTTPGYSTPGSNVSSCSLDQTSTKDDARSLYSEEHDGYYTSVHPDPGQGSGNQYNSDGFGNPRHSVVNVFDGRAQKNQGDRSHYHDKSLSRNISLKKAKKPPLPPSRTDSLRRIPKKGVQSNGQALNESLIASLQHSLQLNLPGKGGSSPSQSPCSDFEEPWLPRSRSQSTVSAGSSMTSATTPNVYSLCGATPSQSDTSSVKSEYTDPWGYYIDYTGMQEDPGPPGGGCSASSGALAGNGPVHHVQEGSRTQVPGGSVKPKITSPEKSHRVTSPSSGYSSQSNTPTALTPVPVFLKSVSPANGKGKTKPKVPERKSSLICSVSISSSSTSLSSNTSTEGSGTVKKLDSVLASPTAGAPLLSLPSPCPADKSPFLPPPPPLVDSPDGSLPQSPLFPPPPPEVLTPFSPPASGCLPPSPRALSPLPLGASASLPLPPAAVPSSAPPPAPPLDPTLMKDARPSFKKPGQPECSLEGFRQPCNKEEGGRPPMPLITTETLQMVQLRPVKKNSGTEQALLHEQVSQEKRTPVVPQYHLKPSAFLKSRNSINEMESESQPASVTSSPPPPAKSSSQGHRDGAAEHGPPSRSPGSAREAEAGPGPRPAPLQEPPGPSPSRKPPPISKKPKLFLVVPPPQRDLAAEPAEPVNGASPGPRRGEAAESGGAGAGPDEPGSGSAVLGGGAAGSPAPAPSPSPGGVKADVPTVQPDVQPAPKQEEPGAGTSADGGGAVESCLPLQGGGPGLPEPDAARSSSEACDFRREEGSDEVMTPSRPRTTEDLFAAIHRSKRKVLGRKDSDDDHSRNHSPSPPVTPTGAAPSLASPKQVGSIQRSVRKSSTSSDNFKALLLKKGSRSDTSARMSAAEMLKNTDPRFQRSRSEPSPDTPESPSSCSPSKNRRAQEEWAKNEGLMPRSLSFSGPRYGRSRTPPSAASSRYSMRNRIQSSPMTVISEGEGEATEPVDSRAHGALGTARGCSMNGLGGEPATPLQAQGPGPADGIVSAEGTHGAEQRGGPQREES, encoded by the exons tgttctgtttcttcatcagAAGAAGAAAGACTTATTTCCATCAGGAGACCTAAAACGCCAACCTCAAGTGACTTCTCTGACCTTAATACTCAAACGAACTGGACCAAGTCACTTCCTTTGCCAACACCAGAAGAGAAGATGCGACAGCAAGCCCAGACAGTCCAGGCTGATGTGGTTGCCATTAACATAACTG GGGAGAATTTCGATCGCCAGGCCAGTCTTCGGCGGTCTCTAATTTACACAGACACTCTGGTAAGACGACCGAAGAAAGTCAAAAGGAGAAAGACTATTACAGGAGTCCCTGACAACATACAGAAGGAGCTAG CATCAGTCACTGGCCAAGATGATGGTGGTGGTCACTCGTTGTACACCCCAGACCACTGCTCCACACTGGGAAGGCTTGATAGCTATTGCTCTGCTGGGCAGCGCTCAGAAACCAGGGACTCCAGCTGTCAGACTGAGGAAGTGAAAGTTGTACCCCCTTCAATGAGAAGAATCAGGGCACAGAAGGGGCAAGGCATTGCTGCCCAGATGAGCCACTTCTCAGGCTCCTCCGGGAACATGTCTGTGTTGAGTGATTCTGCAGGTATTGTGTTCCCTTCTCGCCTCAACAATGATGCTGGCTTCCACAGTCTCCCACGTTCTGGAGCGAGGGTGAGTGTTCAGTCCCTCGAGTCACGATTGGGTGCCCTGAGCCCTGCAGAAGACCTGGATGGCACTTATCCCTACCAGAGTGGTCACCCACAATTAGATGAAAATTCAGGACATTTGGGAGGTGCCTCAAGGACTGGAATGCTTTTGAGACCCAAGTCTCAGGAGGTGAGGCATTTTGAGAATGTGATCAGCCCAGCGTGTGTGGTCTCTCCTCATGCCACCTACTCCACCAGCATCATCCCAAATGCCACACTCTCTTCCTCTTCagagattattattattcacaCTGCTCAGAGTTCAGGACAGCTGGACAGTAAAATCACCAGCTCCTGTTCATACTCAAAGATAAAATCTAGAGACCACCTCCTCTCCAGGCATACTAGTAAAGATGATCATCAGTCTCCCAGTGGCAACTGGACAGAGGGTCACCCCAGCATTCTTTCACAGGCCTTAGATCCCCACACCTCCAGTGCAACCATGCTATTGTCCCTCTGTGATTCAGTGGTTTCTCTAAATACTTCAGCAAATCGGGAGAATGGGTCCCAAGCCATGAGCTATAACTGTAAAAGCAACCTGAGTTCTCCAGCCCACGCCCAGGATGTGGATGGTAAGAGTGAGTCCAGTTATTCAGGAGGCACGGGGCCCAGCAGCTCGGAGCCCTGGGAATATAGTGCCCCCGGTAACGGGCAAGCATGCCCACTGAAGGCTCATTTGACAACGCCTGGTTACTCTACTCCCGGAAGTAATGTGAGCAGCTGCAGCTTGGACCAAACATCCACCAAAGATGATGCCAGATCCCTGTATTCAGAGGAGCATGATGGCTACTACACATCTGTTCACCCCGATCCGGGACAGGGATCTGGAAACCAGTACAATAGTGATGGCTTTGGGAACCCCAGGCACAGTGTGGTCAATGTCTTTGATGGAAGAGCTCAGAAAAACCAAGGGGACCGGTCACATTACCATGACAAGTCCCTTTCTCGAAACATCTCTTTGAAGAAAGCGAAGAAGCCGCCTCTGCCACCCTCTCGGACTGACTCCCTGCGCAGGATTCCCAAGAAGGGTGTCCAGTCCAATGGGCAGGCGCTGAACGAGAGCCTGATCGCCTCGCTGCAGCACTCGCTGCAGCTGAACCTCCCGGGCAAGGGCGGCAGCTCGCCCTCCCAGAGCCCCTGCAGCGACTTTGAAGAGCCCTGGCTGCCTCGCTCCCGCAGCCAGAGCACGGTGAGTGCGGGCAGCAGCATGACCTCGGCCACCACCCCCAACGTCTACTCCCTGTGCGGGGCCACGCCGTCGCAGAGTGACACGAGCAGCGTCAAGTCTGAGTACACAGACCCTTGGGGTTACTACATTGACTACACAGGCATGCAGGAAGACCCCGGGCCCCCTGGCGGGGGCTGCTCAGCCAGCAGTGGGGCGCTGGCTGGAAATGGGCCAGTCCACCACGTCCAGGAGGGATCCAGGACCcaagtgcctggtggctcagtcaaaccAAAGATCACGTCGCCAGAGAAGTCCCACAGAGTCACTTCTCCATCCAGTGGGTATTCCAGCCAGTCGAATACACCCACAGCACTCACCCCTGtgcctgtgtttttaaaatcagtgtcaCCAGCAAACGGGAAGGGGAAGACCAAGCCCAAGGTGCCAGAAAGGAAGTCCTCTCTGATATGTTCAGTATCCATCTCCTCATCGTCCACGTCCCTGTCTTCCAATACTTCCACGGAAGGAAGCGGGACAGTGAAGAAGCTGGACTCGGTGCTGGCCTCCCCCACTGCCGgtgctcctctcctttctctcccctcaccGTGTCCTGCGGACaagtctccttttcttcctcctcccccacctttaGTAGATTCCCCTGACggctctctgcctcagtctcccctcttcccccctccaccACCGGAAGTTCTcactcccttctctccccctgccagcgggtgcctccctccttcccccagggcACTCAGCCCCCTTCCTCTGGGTGCATCTGCCTCCCTgccgctgccccccgctgccgTACCCTCCTCAGCTCCCccgcctgccccacccctggACCCTACGTTGATGAAAGATGCCAGGCCTTCTTTCAAAAAGCCTGGCCAGCCCGAATGCTCCCTGGAGGGCTTCCGGCAGCCTTGCAACAAGGAGGAAGGCGGTAGGCCCCCCATGCCCCTGATAACCACTGAAACGTTGCAGATGGTACAGTTGAGGCCCGTGAAGAAGAACTCAGGAACCGAGCAAGCACTGTTACATGAACAAGTATCTCAGGAAAAACGAACTCCGGTCGTTCCCCAGTATCATTTAAAGCCATCTGCTTTCTTGAAATCCCGAAATAGcataaatgaaatggagagtGAAAGCCAGCCTGCCTCTGTGACAAGCTCGCCGCCGCCTCCTGCCAAGAGCTCGAGTCAGGGTCACCGGGACGGTGCAGCCGAGCATGGTCCCCCGAGCCGCAGCCCGGGCAGTgccagggaggcagaggctgggcccgggccccggcccgccccgctcCAGGAGCCCCCCGGCCCTTCACCCAGCAGGAAGCCACCCCCCATTTCCAAGAAGCCCAAACTGTTTCTCGTGGTGCCACCTCCGCAGAGAGATCTCGCAGCGGAGCCCGCGGAGCCCGTGAACGGAGCATCACCCGGCCCCAGGCGGGGCGAGGCAGCAGAGAGCGGTGGAGCCGGCGCTGGTCCTGATGAGCCGGGCTCTGGCAGCGCCGTCCTCGGGGGAGGAGCCGCAGgatccccggccccggccccgtccccgtccccaggTGGAGTGAAAGCCGACGTCCCCACGGTGCAGCCCGACGTGCAGCCAGCCCCCAAGCAGGAGGAGCCAGGTGCCGGGACCAGTGCGGACGGCGGAGGCGCGGTGGAGAGCTGCCTGCCTCTCCAGGGCGGAGGGC CTGGGCTGCCAGAGCCTGACGCAGCCCGCTCTTCCTCGGAGGCCTGTGACTTCCGCAGGGAAGAAGGGAGTGATGAGGTGATGACCCCCAGTAGACCCCGGACCACAGAAGACCTTTTTGCAGCTATTCACAG ATCCAAGAGGAAAGTCCTGGGCCGGAAGGATTCAGATGACGATCACTCCCGAAATCATTCTCCCTCCCCTCCGGTGACGCCCACCGGTGCGGCCCCCAGCCTGGCTTCCCCCAAGCAAGTGGGGTCAATTCAGAGAAGTGTCCGGAAGAGCAGCACCAGCAGTGACAACTTCAAAGCTCTGTTGCTAAAAAAGGGGAGCCGCTCGGACACCAGCGCCCGCATGTCCGCAGCTGAGATGCTAAAGAACACAGACCCTAGATTCCAGAGGTCAAGGTCAGAGCCTTCGCCAGATACTCCCGAGAGCCCGTCAAGCTGCTCCCCCAGCAAGAACAGAAGGGCCCAGGAGGAGTGGGCCAAGAACGAAGGCCTGATGCCTCGGAGTCTGTCCTTCTCTGGCCCCCGGTACGGGCGCAGTCGAACTCCACCTTCTGCAGCCAGCAGCAGGTACAGCATGCGGAACCGAATCCAGAGCAGCCCCATGACTGTCATCTCAGAAGGCGAAGGGGAGGCCACGGAGCCTGTAGATAGCCGGGCTCACGGGGCCCTGGGCACCGCCAGAGGGTGTTCCATGAATGGACTAGGCGGGGAGCCCGCCACCCCCCTGCAGGCACAGGGTCCTGGCCCTGCTGATGGGATAGTCAGCGCAGAGGGCACACATGGAGCAGAACAACGTGGAGGTCCTCAGAGGGAAGAGAGCTAG